The Orcinus orca chromosome 4, mOrcOrc1.1, whole genome shotgun sequence genome includes a region encoding these proteins:
- the LOC101290032 gene encoding LOW QUALITY PROTEIN: ribonuclease H2 subunit B-like (The sequence of the model RefSeq protein was modified relative to this genomic sequence to represent the inferred CDS: inserted 2 bases in 1 codon) codes for MKSGLLFVKLVNPCSGEGAIYLFNMCLPQLFEIKVFKEKNHSWFINQSVQSRVLLHFATPMDPLFLLLHSLTKADREGKFQPLDQVVMDDMFLNCILLLKLPELKKLLRHVTEEKEIDKKKYYKYSKKKTLKWLEKKVNQTMAALKTNSVNVGARVQSTAFFSGDPVSSDKEEDCINYAHGLISDYIPKELSDDLSKYLKLPEPPASVPNPPSKKVXSDEPVEAKEDYTKFNTKDLKTVKKNSKMTAAQKVLAKVDKSGMKSIDSFFGAKHV; via the exons ATGAAAAGTGGGCTTCTGTTTGTAAAACTGGTTAACCCATGTTCAGGGGAAGGAGCCATTTACTTGTTCAATATGTGTCTACCGCAGCTGtttgaaataaaagttttcaaggaaaaaaaccatTCTTGGTTTATAAATCAATCAGTTCAATCAAGAGTTCTTCTTCACTTTGCCACACCCATGGACCCTCTGTTTCTGCTTCTCCACTCCCTTACAAAGGCTGATAGAGAGGGAAAGTTTCAGCCCCTGGATCAAGTTGTGATGGATGACATGTTTCTGAATTGCATCTTGTTGCTGAAACTTCCTGAACTTAAGAAGTTACTTCGACATGtgacagaggagaaagaaatagaCAAGAAGAAATATTACAAGTACAGCaaaaagaagacattaaaatGGCTGGAAAAAAAGGTTAATCAGACTATGGCAGCATTAAAAACCAATAGTGTAAATGTCGGTGCCCGGGTACAGTCTACTGCATTTTTCTCTGGTGACCCGGTTTCCAGTGACAAGGAAGAGGATTGTATTAATTATGCCCATGGTCTGATATCTGATTACATCCCTAAAGAACTAAGTGATGActtatctaaatatttaaagctTCCAGAACCTCCAGCTTCAGTGCCAAACCCTCCATCAAAGAAAGT ATCAGATGAGCCCGTAGAAGCAAAAGAAGATTACACTAAGTTTAACACTAAAGATTTGAAGACTGtaaagaaaaatagcaaaatgacTGCAGCTCAGAAGGTTTTGGCTAAAGTTGACAAGAGTGGAATGAAAAGTATTGATTCCTTTTTTGGTgcaaaacatgtttaa